The following proteins come from a genomic window of Alosa alosa isolate M-15738 ecotype Scorff River chromosome 2, AALO_Geno_1.1, whole genome shotgun sequence:
- the LOC125284057 gene encoding solute carrier family 25 member 45 isoform X2, which yields MKGNALDYLTQSQRNDRSQGNHASAAAVFTAGCFSGVAQVFVTAPIDLVKVRLQSQTKGRAGLGGDKYRGPMHCVSMILREEGARGLFRGMWALALRDVPCYGLYFLPYELTVRMLTDKDRQPGTFAVLMAGGVAGVVTWAFATPMDVVKARLQMVGAGGRVYRGVLHCIAVSAREEGMRVFFKGLLLNSLRAFPVNAVTFLSYESLMTALTSGPADASHR from the exons atgaaggG CAATGCCTTGGATTACCTCACCCAGTCCCAGAGGAATGACCGCAGTCAAGGCAACCATGCATCAGCAGCTGCTGTCTTTACAGCTGGATGCTTTTCAGGTGTTGCACAG GTGTTTGTGACGGCTCCCATAGACCTGGTGAAAGTGCGCCTGCAGAGCCAGACTAAAGGACGGGCTGGTTTGGGAGGGGATAAGTACCGAGGCCCTATGCACTGTGTCTCCATGATCCTGAGGGAGGAGGGGGCCAGAGGGCTCTTCAGGGGAATGTGGGCCCTGGCGCTGAGGGATGTGCCTTGCTATGGACTCTACTTCCTGCCTTATGAGCTTACTGTCAGGATGCTGACTGACAAGGACAGACAACCAG GTACATTTGCAGTATTGATGGCGGGTGGTGTAGCTGGCGTGGTGACGTGGGCCTTTGCGACCCCGATGGATGTGGTGAAGGCCCGGCTGCAGATGGTGGGTGCGGGCGGCCGAGTCTACCGGGGTGTGCTGCACTGCATTGCCGTGAGCGCGCGCGAGGAGGGCATGCGTGTCTTCTTCAAGGGCCTCCTTCTCAACAGCCTCAGGGCCTTCCCGGTCAACGCGGTCACCTTCCTCAGCTATGAGAGCCTCATGACAGCTCTAACATCAGGGCCAGCAGACGCCTCCCaccgctga
- the LOC125284048 gene encoding cytochrome P450 2J2-like has translation MKDRTMFFTAILDWCDSKNCLLMLGLLLLFIRTRKKGNSDFPPGPWVIPLLHDILVGFGHHTIDKIAQRYGHIFSIRRGGIKIVYVSGFKMAHEVLVTQGDNFLDRPVSPLLNEAFKGNGISASNGYRWRRQRHFSVSHIYPFGDGRRALELNILRECALLTEAIQEEIGVAFDPYTKITNAVTNVIGFLVFGKCFNNSSGDFQTLLNLSAETGSLVRTPLAQLYDICPWLMKRFPGPRETILSNYSKVAAFLRKQIEIHKKDWDPFHHRDFIDSYIGEIDKRRKDREAGFQVENLAYCTLDMFEAGTETMTSTLRWALLFMMKYPEVQKAVQAEIDRVVGQSRQPSLADKVNMPYINAVLHETQRVASILPFSTPRVARRDTTLGGYLIPEGTVVITSLSSVLHDKSKWMTPDKFNPNHFLDSQGLFWKREAFFAFSAGKRMCLGEQLAQMELFLFFTSLLQRFTFSSPHGVEPSPKTQGMTVMSPKPFKVWVSTR, from the exons ATGAAAGACCGCACCATGTTTTTTACTGCTATTTTGGATTGGTGTGACTCAAAGAACTGTTTGCTAATGCTTGGTCTGCTTTTACTCTTTATCAGAACACGGAAGAAAGGAAATTCAGATTTTCCTCCTGGACCATGGGTTATTCCTTTACTGCATGATATCCTCGTTGGTTTTGGTCATCACACTATAGATAAG ATTGCTCAAAGGTATGGACATATTTTCAGCATCAGGAGAGGTGGCATCAAGATAGTCTATGTGTCAGGATTCAAGATGGCACATGAAGTATTGGTTACCCAAGGAGACAACTTCCTTGAtcgccctgtgtctcctctcctTAATGAGGCCTTCAAAGGCAATG GGATTTCTGCTAGCAATGGGTATAGATGGAGAAGACAACGGCACTTTTCAGTCAGCCATATCTATCCCTTTGGTGATGGCAGAAGAGCCCTGGAACTGAACATTCTGCGGGAGTGTGCACTTCTGACTGAGGCCATCCAAGAGGAGATAG GTGTAGCCTTTGATCCTTATACCAAGATCACCAATGCTGTGACAAATGTTATTGGATTTTTGGTGTTTGGAAAGTGCTTCAACAACAGTTCCGGCGACTTTCAAACACTTCTTAACCTTAGTGCAGAAACTGGTTCACTCGTGCGTACACCCCTTGCTCAG CTTTATGATATTTGTCCATGGCTCATGAAGCGATTCCCAGGACCTCGAGAGACAATACTGAGCAACTACTCAAAGGTTGCTGCCTTTCTGAGAAAACAAATCGAGATTCACAAGAAAGACTGGGATCCTTTTCATCACAGAGACTTCATAGACTCCTACATAGGAGAGATAGATAAG cgaaggaaagacagagaggcaggTTTCCAGGTTGAAAACCTGGCATACTGCACCTTGGACATGTTTGAAGCTGGCACTGAAACCATGACCAGCACACTACGATGGGCTCTACTCTTCATGATGAAGTATCCAGAAGTGCAGA AGGCAGTCCAAGCTGAGATCGACAGAGTGGTGGGACAGTCTCGCCAACCCAGCCTGGCAGACAAAGTCAACATGCCCTATATCAACGCAGTTCTCCATGAGACGCAGCGGGTTGCCAGTATCCTGCCGTTCAGTACACCCCGCGTGGCACGACGAGACACAACGCTGGGAGGATATCTGATCCCAGAG gGGACCGTGGTCATAACCAGTCTGTCCTCAGTGCTGCATGACAAGTCTAAATGGATGACTCCAGACAAGTTTAATCCAAACCACTTCCTTGACAGCCAGGGATTATTTTGGAAAAGAGAGGCCTTCTTTGCTTTTTCTGCAG GGAAGAGGATGTGTCTGGGAGAGCAGCTGGCCCAGATGGAGCTGTTCCTGTTCTTCACCTCGCTCCTCCAGAGATtcaccttctcctctccacaTGGGGTAGAGCCCAGTCCTAAGACCCAAGGGATGACCGTGATGTCCCCCAAACCCTTCAAAGTCTGGGTGTCAACTCGCTAG
- the mepcea gene encoding 7SK snRNA methylphosphate capping enzyme — MIEMSVDKETVLPPQGRSVGSHQQSMSSFNNNNSSGETPAKHISKDGSATEVEMGSTANTVEVKTSNTKDLEQSDVQAQESNSGLQHNAQQPKVNKRRSTMSTGFKHPIFGKKRRRANSESNPVLPTNFQLGGNIFDPLNLNSLLDEEVNRALNAETPKSSPLPLKSRDPVEILIPRDITDPLNLNCGAKRNTGDLISPLKSSGRRRHRNRHHGGAGGGPAGLGVAQLDFSEAERSVEGAPATAEGVPSSSLSHPLPGVSAGSTLPEGAALLNTSPSTDCNPSTVNNPGEDLRTSRGPIVKPQPAQGLSAGHAAPADGSDVALAPTAAGLALPHLPGRQRKRRRVSSRSDNSRASSTTPAKQARPEKGRRAPGPVKHGQPFQTPVVTSGSRTISRRMPPNHRGTNKQPKKKFQYGNYTKYYGYRNPGVSDDPRMDFLRPEWFQGRVVLDLGCNTGHLTMFIAKQCLPSRIVGLDIDGGLIHAARQNIRYYLSEIQAREARRNGTEDQPQSRGMDDLKDGMLEEQREQRKDSVEEGRRGRPGADRGLKSNREECGGNCFEQREVERSNEQTSDKKEGGDGGGGGPPKGSHTFPVSLRISRGPIAAPPLPKSPSQQQGSFPANVSFVTGNYVVENDQFLLTQREEYDVILCLSVTKWVHLNWGDAGLKRLFHRVYRHLRPGGIFILEPQPWSSYGRRKRLTDTIYKNYVNIRLKPDDFSTYLTSEVGFNSYELIGIPMNLSRGFQRPIYLFHKGPSRK; from the exons ATGATAGAGATGTCTGTTGACAAAGAGACTGTTTTGCCACCACAGGGGAGATCAGTTGGCTCCCATCAGCAATCCATGAGtagctttaataataataattcgtCAGGGGAGACTCCTGCCAAACACATTAGCAAGGATGGCAGTGCTACAGAAGTTGAGATGGGCAGCACAGCAAACACAGTGGAGGTTAAAACCTCGAACACCAAGGATCTGGAACAAAGTGACGTTCAGGCCCAAGAGTCTAACAGCGGCCTGCAGCACAACGCACAACAGCCTAAGGTCAACAAACGGCGCAGCACTATGAGCACTGGGTTCAAGCACCCCATTTTTGGAAAGAAGCGTCGACGTGCCAATTCAGAGAGCAATCCCGTCCTTCCCACCAACTTCCAGTTGGGTGGCAACATCTTTGACCCGCTCAACCTCAATAGCCTGCTGGACGAGGAAGTGAACCGAGCACTGAACGCGGAGACGCCTAAATCCTCCCCCTTGCCGCTCAAGAGCCGTGATCCTGTGGAGATTCTTATCCCCAGGGACATCACAGACCCCCTGAATCTTAACTGCGGGGCCAAAAGAAACACGGGTGACCTGATCTCGCCCCTGAAGAGCAGCGGGCGGAGGCGACACCGCAACCGCCACCACGGAGGTGCCGGAGGAGGGCCGGCCGGTTTGGGCGTCGCACAGCTGGATTTTTCGGAGGCCGAAAGGTCAGTAGAGGGGGCGCCCGCTACCGCAGAGGGCGTGCCCTCATCCTCTTTATCGCACCCTCTGCCTGGGGTCTCAGCGGGCAGCACTCTCCCCGAGGGCGCCGCCTTGCTGAACACCTCGCCGTCCACAGACTGCAACCCCTCCACGGTCAACAACCCCGGTGAGGACCTGAGGACCTCCAGGGGGCCTATTGTGAAGCCCCAGCCTGCGCAGGGACTCAGTGCCGGTCATGCTGCGCCAGCTGATGGCTCGGACGTCGCATTGGCACCCACCGCGGCAGGCCTGGCTCTTCCACATTTGCCCGGTCGCCAGCGTAAGCGCCGGCGTGTATCCAGCAGGTCTGATAACTCTCGGGCGTCGTCGACAACCCCAGCCAAACAAGCCAGACCGGAGAAAGGCAGGCGAGCGCCTGGCCCGGTGAAGCACGGCCAGCCTTTCCAAACCCCGGTGGTGACCTCAGGATCAAGGACAATCAGTCGGCGGATGCCCCCCAATCACCGTGGCACCAACAAGCAACCGAAGAAGAAGTTCCAGTACGGTAACTACACCAAATACTATGGCTACCGCAACCCAGGGGTGAGCGACGACCCACGGATGGACTTCCTAAGGCCCGAGTGGTTCCAAGGCAGAGTCGTGCTGGACCTCGGATGCAACACTGGCCACCTAACCATGTTCATCGCCAAGCAGTGTCTACCTAGCCGGATTGTAGGACTGGACATTGATGGTGGGTTGATCCACGCGGCCAGGCAGAACATCCGATATTACCTCTCAGAGATCCAGGCCCGCGAGGCCCGGCGGAACGGCACCGAGGACCAACCGCAGAGTCGCGGAATGGATGACCTGAAGGATGGCATGCTtgaagagcagagagagcaaagaaaggATTCTGTCGAGGAGGGCCGACGAGGGAGGCCAGGGGCAGATAGGGGTTTGAAGTCAAACCGAGAGGAATGTGGCGGGAACTGTTTTGaacagagagaggtggagaggagtaaCGAGCAAACGAGTGATAAAAAGGAGGGGGGcgatggtggaggaggaggacccCCAAAAGGGAGTCACACCTTCCCTGTGTCTCTTCGCATCTCCCGAGGCCCCATTGCTGCTCCGCCTCTCCCAAAATCACCCAGCCAACAGCAGGGAAGCTTCCCTGCTAATGTCTCCTTTGTCACA GGCAACTATGTGGTCGAGAACGACCAGTTTCTGCTCACTCAGAGGGAGGAGTATGACGTGATCCTCTGTCTCAGTGTCACTAAGTGGGTCCACCTGAACTGGGGCGACGCAGGCCTGAAGAGACTCTTTCACAGGGTCTACAGACACCTGCGGCCCGGGGGCATCTTCATACTGGAGCCGCAGCCCTGGAGCTCTTATGGCAGGAGGAAGAGACTAACG GACACCATCTATAAGAATTATGTAAACATACGCTTAAAGCCAGATGACTTCTCCACGTACTTGACCTCAGAGGTGGGCTTCAACAGCTATGAGCTCATCGGAATACCGATGAACCTGTCACGAG GTTTTCAGAGGCCGATCTACCTATTTCACAAAGGACCGTCAAGGAAGTGA
- the LOC125284057 gene encoding solute carrier family 25 member 45 isoform X1, whose translation MPLVEFAAGWVSGALGLAVGHPMDTVKVRIQTQSKYKGIFDCVKKTYTHEGVHGFFKGMAFPVLSVAISNSVLFGSYSNALDYLTQSQRNDRSQGNHASAAAVFTAGCFSGVAQVFVTAPIDLVKVRLQSQTKGRAGLGGDKYRGPMHCVSMILREEGARGLFRGMWALALRDVPCYGLYFLPYELTVRMLTDKDRQPGTFAVLMAGGVAGVVTWAFATPMDVVKARLQMVGAGGRVYRGVLHCIAVSAREEGMRVFFKGLLLNSLRAFPVNAVTFLSYESLMTALTSGPADASHR comes from the exons ATGCCTCTTGTAGAGTTTGCTGCAGGATGGGTTTCAG GTGCTTTAGGATTAGCTGTGGGACATCCAATGGACACAGTAAAG GTACGCATTCAGACCCAGTCCAAGTACAAAGGGATATTTGATTGTGTcaaaaagacatacacacatgaaggG GTCCATGGCTTTTTTAAGGGCATGGCATTCCCTGTCTTGTCTGTTGCCATCAGCAATTCCGTGCTCTTTGGTTCCTATAGCAATGCCTTGGATTACCTCACCCAGTCCCAGAGGAATGACCGCAGTCAAGGCAACCATGCATCAGCAGCTGCTGTCTTTACAGCTGGATGCTTTTCAGGTGTTGCACAG GTGTTTGTGACGGCTCCCATAGACCTGGTGAAAGTGCGCCTGCAGAGCCAGACTAAAGGACGGGCTGGTTTGGGAGGGGATAAGTACCGAGGCCCTATGCACTGTGTCTCCATGATCCTGAGGGAGGAGGGGGCCAGAGGGCTCTTCAGGGGAATGTGGGCCCTGGCGCTGAGGGATGTGCCTTGCTATGGACTCTACTTCCTGCCTTATGAGCTTACTGTCAGGATGCTGACTGACAAGGACAGACAACCAG GTACATTTGCAGTATTGATGGCGGGTGGTGTAGCTGGCGTGGTGACGTGGGCCTTTGCGACCCCGATGGATGTGGTGAAGGCCCGGCTGCAGATGGTGGGTGCGGGCGGCCGAGTCTACCGGGGTGTGCTGCACTGCATTGCCGTGAGCGCGCGCGAGGAGGGCATGCGTGTCTTCTTCAAGGGCCTCCTTCTCAACAGCCTCAGGGCCTTCCCGGTCAACGCGGTCACCTTCCTCAGCTATGAGAGCCTCATGACAGCTCTAACATCAGGGCCAGCAGACGCCTCCCaccgctga